In Syntrophorhabdaceae bacterium, one DNA window encodes the following:
- a CDS encoding GNAT family N-acetyltransferase codes for MTTHSLKSMFSPGSIALIGASDEEGSRGRIILQNLTASKVKNIFVVHPEREALLDLKSYPTILDVPGPIDLALIASPAPLVPELVLECARASVRGVLIVSTGFKEAGKEGRALEEMILDIRRKTGMRIMGPNSVGIIRPHTGLNASYLRVNPPAGNIAFISQSGALGAAILDWAISAHVGFSMFTSLGAMIDTDFGDLIDYLGGDYRTRSIMIYMDNVGTARKFMSAARGFARSKPIIIVKPGRYRESARASFSYTGSLAGDDLVYDAAFKRVGVIRVKEFSGLFNCASVLDSNNLPSGRRLAIVTNARSFGAMAVDTLIDLGGELAGLSGETVHELNTSLPFLPDRENPLDLLGDADGNRYAAAMKTCLGDRGVDGLLVIYAPQADLDAPDFAKAVAEVAHGSRKPVVAALIGGESVLRAREALLATNIPTYETPEEAVRTYLHMYWYHRNLTLLYETPSELPLTEAPPKNHLKAMLRRTVKEGRTILTEEESKAFLGNYGIPVAAPYLVRDVEAAVSQAEKIGYPVILKVVSHDITDKSAVGGVRPEIRSHEELRMEYGRLFQEIKEKAPQASILGVTVQRMVQNIDYELILGAKKDKDFGTVIIFGTGGAGTEVFRDVAAGLPPLNQTLARRLMEDTHGYAMLQGYRQKQPANMKELEQILVNLSNLIVDFPEIAEMDISPLAISEGVACALDARIVIDKDSMQYATQYPHLVISPYPTRYIMNYELPGGIEVTLRPIRPEDEPLEHEMLTTLKTETMRTRFFSVIKDITHEMLVRFCNIDYDREMAIVAEVRDGERKKIVGIGRLINDPDEQAAEYAVLVHDSFQGKGLGYKLLDVLIGIAQDKGLEEIHGTVLSENSKMLRMARKLGFSLERQAHDETTLVRLVLR; via the coding sequence ATGACAACCCACAGTCTCAAATCGATGTTCAGCCCCGGCAGCATCGCACTTATCGGTGCGAGCGACGAGGAGGGCTCCCGAGGTAGGATTATTCTTCAAAACCTCACGGCTTCAAAGGTTAAGAATATATTCGTTGTCCATCCCGAACGGGAGGCCCTGCTCGATCTAAAATCCTATCCTACCATCCTTGACGTGCCGGGTCCCATCGATCTTGCCCTTATTGCGAGCCCGGCCCCGCTGGTCCCGGAGTTGGTGCTCGAATGCGCCCGCGCAAGCGTTCGGGGCGTCCTGATTGTCTCCACGGGGTTCAAAGAGGCGGGGAAAGAGGGGAGGGCCCTGGAGGAGATGATACTCGATATAAGGCGCAAGACGGGTATGAGGATTATGGGCCCCAACTCCGTGGGCATCATACGGCCCCATACGGGTCTTAATGCATCTTATCTCCGGGTGAACCCCCCGGCGGGCAACATCGCCTTTATTTCCCAGAGCGGCGCCCTCGGGGCGGCCATCCTCGATTGGGCCATAAGCGCTCATGTAGGCTTCAGCATGTTTACCTCCCTGGGGGCAATGATAGATACCGATTTCGGCGATCTTATCGATTACCTCGGCGGCGACTACCGTACCCGCAGTATCATGATCTATATGGATAACGTGGGGACGGCGAGGAAGTTTATGAGTGCCGCCCGGGGTTTTGCGCGAAGCAAACCGATCATAATCGTCAAGCCGGGAAGATACAGGGAGAGCGCAAGGGCCTCTTTCTCCTACACGGGCTCCCTTGCGGGCGACGACCTCGTCTATGATGCCGCATTCAAGCGGGTGGGCGTCATTAGAGTAAAGGAGTTCTCCGGGCTCTTTAATTGTGCGTCCGTCCTTGATTCGAATAACCTTCCCAGCGGGCGCAGGCTCGCCATCGTTACCAACGCCCGTAGTTTCGGGGCCATGGCCGTCGACACCTTAATCGATCTGGGGGGAGAGCTTGCCGGGCTTTCGGGGGAGACCGTTCACGAATTGAATACTTCCCTTCCCTTTCTTCCCGACAGGGAGAACCCTCTTGACCTCCTGGGTGACGCAGACGGGAACCGGTATGCCGCAGCCATGAAGACTTGTCTCGGTGACCGCGGCGTGGACGGCCTCCTCGTGATCTACGCTCCCCAGGCGGACCTCGATGCCCCGGATTTCGCGAAGGCCGTGGCAGAGGTCGCTCACGGCAGCCGGAAGCCCGTGGTTGCCGCGCTTATCGGCGGGGAGTCGGTCCTGAGGGCGAGGGAAGCCCTTCTCGCGACAAATATCCCCACCTATGAAACTCCGGAAGAGGCGGTGAGGACCTATCTCCACATGTACTGGTACCATAGAAACCTCACCCTTCTGTATGAGACGCCTTCCGAGCTTCCTCTCACGGAAGCCCCTCCGAAAAACCATCTCAAGGCCATGCTCAGGCGGACCGTGAAAGAGGGCAGGACCATCCTCACCGAGGAAGAGTCGAAGGCATTTCTCGGGAATTACGGCATTCCGGTGGCGGCACCTTATCTGGTGCGGGATGTGGAGGCGGCGGTCTCCCAGGCGGAAAAAATAGGATACCCGGTGATACTGAAAGTAGTCTCCCATGATATTACGGATAAGAGCGCCGTGGGGGGCGTGCGGCCCGAGATCCGGTCCCACGAAGAGCTGCGGATGGAATATGGCCGGCTCTTTCAGGAGATAAAGGAAAAGGCTCCCCAGGCTTCCATCCTTGGGGTCACGGTCCAGAGAATGGTGCAGAATATCGATTATGAGCTCATCCTCGGTGCAAAAAAAGATAAGGATTTCGGGACGGTCATTATTTTCGGGACAGGCGGGGCGGGCACCGAGGTTTTCAGGGATGTTGCCGCCGGTCTTCCGCCGCTTAACCAGACGCTTGCGCGCAGACTCATGGAAGATACCCACGGGTATGCCATGCTTCAGGGCTACAGGCAGAAGCAACCCGCCAACATGAAAGAGCTCGAGCAGATCCTCGTCAACCTGTCTAATCTGATCGTAGATTTTCCGGAAATCGCGGAGATGGACATAAGTCCCCTGGCCATATCCGAAGGCGTCGCCTGCGCCCTCGATGCACGTATCGTAATAGACAAAGATTCCATGCAATACGCCACCCAGTATCCCCATCTGGTCATCTCGCCCTATCCTACCCGCTATATCATGAATTATGAGCTGCCCGGGGGTATTGAAGTGACCCTCAGGCCCATCCGGCCGGAGGACGAGCCCCTTGAGCACGAAATGCTCACCACCCTCAAAACCGAAACCATGAGGACGAGGTTTTTTTCCGTGATCAAAGACATTACCCATGAAATGCTCGTCCGGTTCTGCAATATCGATTATGACAGGGAAATGGCGATCGTGGCGGAAGTGAGGGACGGAGAGCGGAAGAAAATCGTGGGTATAGGCAGGCTTATCAATGATCCGGACGAGCAGGCCGCGGAATATGCAGTCCTCGTCCACGATTCTTTTCAAGGGAAAGGTTTGGGCTATAAGCTCCTCGACGTACTCATCGGCATTGCCCAGGACAAGGGGTTGGAGGAGATCCACGGCACGGTACTTTCCGAAAACAGCAAGATGCTCCGTATGGCACGGAAGCTGGGTTTCTCCCTCGAGCGGCAGGCCCACGACGAGACCACTCTCGTGAGGCTGGTCTTAAGGTAA
- a CDS encoding vWA domain-containing protein, producing the protein MTHETGHINPVAGNERTLSERRQAEDKERQGGARFFFEHEQAIADYAGHAGLIFEPGETWTFDMHTRKGTFDPVFFLNRSFTGAEIMWAACHEIEHFLDWLRDPEGYAALFARTEKKRRLDLLYHYINDILANREEDRRFPAHWETKEELYTGKFFPRVDYSTTPKHLQLITAMVRERMVPGEPIFLSPDVNAALSTLKNIDGQGTDLIDLVTDPTARPRDRFGLIQDYIEPVYERFFLEDVAARKEAENKEKARERSSIPQESVEGGSRGSDKGYVSRDATSKERRPREKRKEPADEALFAPEYDESMEKMARVFSPRQAKELIEEEIKRRREENKSAEEVAREQFRSQYGVSAEEIEDYGEEYRKIERHIEPLRSVFERIISTRKETRRLLKERTDQGVIIDPSLIAQAYIDAESGILNSRTQLNMVKQEFDENKPKDFEFTLICDLSGSMNENWPGGKSYEQKSSAVLISEALDEFEKRLREERFEKIVDLHVRSEVRGFHAGDEELKPLTDSIDFETRVKISRRLDACIGGRTADFKSLAQVAAAIDGQVGKRLKDRDLKKVLILITDGGSDDPLLAWEAKKRLVDLGVIAKAIQIGKPSNQDIAKFKQVWQRDGSPCRDVSQLVGAIERLLVDFLRDL; encoded by the coding sequence ATGACTCACGAGACGGGACATATAAATCCGGTTGCGGGAAATGAACGCACTCTATCGGAAAGGCGACAGGCAGAGGATAAGGAGCGGCAAGGGGGCGCTCGATTTTTCTTCGAGCACGAGCAGGCCATCGCCGACTACGCGGGACACGCGGGTCTCATCTTCGAGCCCGGAGAAACTTGGACTTTCGACATGCACACGCGCAAGGGAACTTTCGACCCTGTTTTTTTCCTCAACAGGAGCTTTACCGGGGCAGAGATCATGTGGGCTGCATGTCACGAAATAGAGCACTTTCTGGACTGGCTTCGGGACCCGGAAGGCTACGCGGCGCTTTTTGCAAGGACGGAAAAAAAGAGAAGGCTCGATCTCCTCTACCATTATATCAACGATATCCTTGCAAACCGGGAGGAAGACCGGCGGTTTCCCGCCCATTGGGAGACAAAGGAAGAGCTCTATACGGGCAAATTCTTCCCTCGTGTGGATTATTCGACTACGCCCAAACATCTCCAGCTCATTACTGCCATGGTCCGGGAACGAATGGTTCCCGGAGAGCCTATCTTTCTTTCACCCGATGTCAATGCGGCCCTTTCGACTCTTAAGAATATCGACGGTCAGGGGACGGACCTCATCGATCTCGTCACCGATCCTACCGCCAGGCCGCGCGACCGCTTCGGCTTGATTCAGGATTATATAGAGCCTGTATACGAACGTTTCTTTCTCGAAGATGTGGCAGCGAGAAAAGAGGCTGAGAATAAGGAGAAGGCGCGGGAAAGGTCATCGATCCCACAGGAGAGCGTGGAAGGCGGGTCGAGGGGGAGCGATAAAGGCTATGTTTCCCGGGATGCGACCTCGAAAGAGAGGAGACCCAGGGAGAAAAGAAAGGAACCGGCGGATGAGGCCTTGTTCGCACCTGAATATGATGAATCGATGGAGAAGATGGCCAGGGTATTCTCCCCCCGGCAGGCGAAAGAATTGATCGAGGAAGAGATAAAGCGGCGACGGGAGGAGAATAAATCGGCGGAAGAGGTCGCCAGAGAGCAGTTCCGGTCCCAATATGGCGTCTCTGCCGAAGAAATCGAAGACTACGGGGAAGAATACAGGAAGATCGAGCGCCACATCGAGCCGCTACGAAGCGTATTCGAGAGGATCATCTCCACCCGTAAAGAGACGAGGCGGCTCCTCAAGGAAAGGACCGACCAGGGCGTAATCATCGATCCTTCCCTTATTGCTCAGGCATATATCGATGCGGAAAGCGGCATCCTCAATTCCCGTACCCAACTCAACATGGTGAAACAGGAGTTTGATGAAAACAAACCAAAGGATTTCGAATTTACCCTGATCTGTGACCTTTCCGGATCGATGAATGAAAACTGGCCGGGCGGAAAGAGCTATGAGCAGAAGTCTTCCGCCGTCCTCATCAGCGAAGCCCTCGACGAATTCGAGAAGAGGCTCAGAGAGGAGAGGTTCGAGAAGATAGTGGACCTCCACGTGAGGAGCGAAGTCCGTGGATTCCACGCAGGAGATGAGGAACTGAAGCCCCTGACCGATTCGATCGATTTCGAGACACGGGTGAAGATCTCCCGAAGGCTTGATGCCTGCATAGGGGGAAGAACGGCCGATTTCAAGTCCCTCGCCCAGGTTGCGGCCGCCATAGACGGACAGGTGGGGAAACGCCTCAAGGACCGGGACCTGAAGAAGGTGCTTATCCTCATTACCGATGGAGGCAGTGACGATCCGCTCCTCGCATGGGAGGCGAAGAAGCGACTCGTTGACCTGGGGGTGATTGCCAAGGCAATCCAGATCGGGAAACCGAGCAATCAGGATATCGCAAAATTCAAGCAGGTGTGGCAGCGCGACGGCTCCCCCTGCCGTGACGTGTCTCAACTGGTCGGCGCCATAGAAAGGCTCCTGGTCGACTTTCTGAGAGATTTATAA